A single genomic interval of Pyrus communis chromosome 7, drPyrComm1.1, whole genome shotgun sequence harbors:
- the LOC137739624 gene encoding uncharacterized protein, whose amino-acid sequence MSSTPAMALHVYWYDFVCFAIVGVSFLAASWVIWRKEGASERFEDSTMYESLLVSRPDSHVFVSALPRGHVSTSQLWTSCWKGLHPGWLFAFRFVSFLTLAGFLAWDLVEWDASIFIYYTEWTFTLVMIYFALGTLVSGYGCWLSLNKPPTENGTRSEALRRDVEENNGTVNTYRRNGIKSTIKLQSQYAQEEIQKRAGYWGYLMQIAFQTCAGAVVLTDVVFWCIILPFLSNAHLGLNMLMCCMHTLNAAFLLLDTILNSLPFPWFRLSYFVLWSCIYIAFQWVIHALGFPWWPYPFLELDTPWAPLWYFCGAVAHIPCYGIFAVIIKAKYSLLPKLFPHAFVRPYQ is encoded by the exons ATGTCTTCGACTCCGGCAATGGCGCTGCATGTTTACTGGTACGACTTCGTCTGCTTCGCCATTGTTGGGGTTTCTTTTCTGGCGGCGTCGTGGGTGATCTGGAGGAAGGAAGGAGCTTCGGAGAGATTCGAAGACAGCACGATGTACGAGAGCCTTCTGGTGAGCCGCCCTGACAGCCACGTGTTTGTCAGCGCCCTGCCGAGGGGCCACGTCAGCACCTCCCAGCTGTGGACTAGCTGCTGGAAAGGGCTCCACCCCGGCTGGCTCTTCGCCTTTCGATTCGTCTCGTTTCTGACTTTGGCTGGGTTCTTGGCTTGGGATCTTGTCGAATGGGATGCTTCCATTTTCATTTACTACACCGA GTGGACATTTACACTGGTTATGATCTATTTTGCG CTGGGAACTCTAGTGTCTGGGTATGGTTGTTGGTTGTCCTTAAACAAGCCCCCCACTGAAAATGGGACAAGGTCAGAAGCTTTGAGAAGGGATGTGGAAGAGAATAATGGAACTGTGAATACCTATAGGCGAAACGGAATTAAGAGTACCATCAAATTGCAAAGCCAGTATGCTCAGGAGGAGATTCAGAAACGAGCAGGATATTGGGGATATCTTATGCAAATTGCATTCCAG ACTTGTGCAGGAGCTGTTGTCCTCACAGATGTCGTCTTTTGGTGTATCATCCTCCCATTTTTATCAAATGCGCACCTTGGCCTCAATATG TTGATGTGTTGCATGCATACGCTGAATGCAGCGTTCCTTCTTCTGGATACCATTCTCAACAGCCTT CCATTTCCATGGTTCAGGCTTTCATATTTTGTCCTCTGGAGCTGTATCTACATTGCCTTCCAGTGGGTCATTCATGCATTAGGTTTCCCATG GTGGCCGTATCCATTTCTTGAGCTCGATACGCCATGGGCTCCATTATG GTATTTTTGCGGGGCTGTGGCTCACATCCCTTGCTATGGGATTTTTGCAGTGATTATAAAAGCAAAGTATTCACTTCTGCCCAAATTGTTTCCCCACGCCTTTGTGAGGCCATACCAGTAG